A region of the Ferrimicrobium sp. genome:
GTGATCTGTTCTGGCCCCTCGAGGGTGGGGAAGACGTCGACAAGTCGAAAGAGATCGGCGCGAAAGACCGGGTCTTTCAATGCCTGTTTCATGACCAGTGATGCGAGCCCTTTGAGTTGATACACACCGCTTGGGCCATCGTAGGCGCTGATGGCGGTGGCGATTTTAAGGACTTGTGGCTCCAATGAAGCGGTCGGGACTAGCTCTTCACTCATCACCCCATACTACCCTTTAAACATTCTAGTTAGTAAGTGATCCGGTGGGTTAAGTGCCCGAGGTGGAACTGGACTCGTGAGCGAGGCGGTGGGTAGTGGAGACGCTTGAGGCCAAAATGACAGATGGGGTACGACTTGTGTTTGATCGGTTCGATCCGGTTGGCCCAAGCCTGACCGCATCGGTGATCCTCTTGCACGGTTTGTCGTCAAACGTGCGATTTTGGTGGCCGGTCGCACGTCTACTGTCCGAGATGGGGGTGTGCACCTACACCGTAGATCAGCGGGGTCACGGCCGGTCCGGGGGTGCTTCCACGCCGATGGGAGTCGATCAAAGTGCACAGGATCTCATGGCGGTGGTTCGCGATCTACCCCACGGCGAACCACTGGGCGTCATCGGCCAATCCTGGGGCGCCTCTGTCGCACTTCACTATGGCGCACTTTCGGCTGACATACCGTCGATTCGACCCTACGTCGTTGGTCTTGTTGATGGAGGTTTTCAGGCCATGGGTCGGAGCTTTCCTTCACGCGAGGCGGCCCACAAGGCGCTAAGGCCCGCCGACATCGATGGCCAGCCGATGAGCGAACTTGAGGGGTTTTTTGAGCGACGCTACGAGGATTGGGACCCGGAGGTACTCATCGCGGCTCGGGCTGGCTTCCGCGTCGATGAGGAGGGCCGAGCGTATCGTCGGCTGGGTATCGCTGATCACATGGTGATTCTCGATGACCTCCTAGATTACGAGCCCCATGTCGATGCCGGACGTTTGCGGTCGAAGTTACTGCTCATCCCTGCGCTCTCCGGCGACCCAGAGGCCGATGAGATGAAGACGCTCGCGGCCGGTCGATTGTTGGCAGAGGCTCCGAA
Encoded here:
- a CDS encoding alpha/beta fold hydrolase; its protein translation is METLEAKMTDGVRLVFDRFDPVGPSLTASVILLHGLSSNVRFWWPVARLLSEMGVCTYTVDQRGHGRSGGASTPMGVDQSAQDLMAVVRDLPHGEPLGVIGQSWGASVALHYGALSADIPSIRPYVVGLVDGGFQAMGRSFPSREAAHKALRPADIDGQPMSELEGFFERRYEDWDPEVLIAARAGFRVDEEGRAYRRLGIADHMVILDDLLDYEPHVDAGRLRSKLLLIPALSGDPEADEMKTLAAGRLLAEAPNQGWLRPMMGDHDLHAQYPERIATIIFESLSA